One Clostridium estertheticum DNA segment encodes these proteins:
- a CDS encoding M20 family metallopeptidase: MDIKELIAKNISTIKDLRKKLNVNAELSFEENKTQGIIIDFLKDINIETKVLVRTGVVATLNSGDTCIAVRADMDALPVNGVSHACGHDYHMAIVLGTVLILKKLGFNKVVKFIFQPGEENEGGADPMIKEGVLEDPKVNYMIGFHVWPNVKVGTIEVASGASMASVDNFHMRFIGKGGHAAMPHLCKNPIYPAIEFIQSMNIQSRIENNPLDSHIITFASIKCGNANNVIAEKCEVLGTVRTFSNQLRNKLHDDILINSKLSAEKYGCKVEMEYDFQYPPLISNELLTNKFIEITKKLIGVDKVLHLEKTFAAEDFAFFAEKVPSVHFRLGIGDGSKGIHPLHSPDFDASEDSILNGIYIITNFIISME, encoded by the coding sequence TTGGACATTAAAGAGTTAATAGCAAAAAATATTAGTACTATAAAAGACTTAAGAAAAAAACTAAATGTTAACGCTGAATTATCCTTTGAGGAGAATAAGACTCAAGGTATTATAATTGATTTTCTAAAAGATATAAATATTGAAACGAAAGTATTAGTAAGGACTGGAGTGGTTGCTACTTTAAATTCTGGAGATACTTGCATTGCAGTTAGAGCAGATATGGATGCCTTACCTGTAAATGGTGTTTCTCATGCTTGTGGCCATGATTATCATATGGCTATTGTTTTAGGTACTGTGCTAATACTTAAAAAATTAGGGTTTAATAAAGTTGTAAAGTTTATTTTCCAACCAGGTGAAGAAAATGAAGGTGGAGCTGACCCAATGATAAAAGAAGGGGTGCTTGAAGACCCTAAGGTTAATTATATGATTGGATTTCATGTATGGCCTAATGTAAAAGTTGGAACAATAGAAGTAGCAAGTGGTGCCTCAATGGCCTCAGTAGACAATTTTCATATGCGCTTCATAGGTAAGGGGGGGCATGCCGCTATGCCCCATTTATGTAAAAATCCAATATATCCTGCCATTGAATTTATTCAAAGCATGAATATACAATCTAGAATAGAAAATAATCCTTTGGATTCACATATAATTACTTTTGCTTCGATAAAATGTGGTAATGCTAATAATGTAATAGCAGAAAAATGTGAGGTTTTAGGTACTGTTAGGACTTTTAGTAATCAGCTTAGAAATAAATTGCATGATGATATATTAATAAATTCGAAGTTATCTGCAGAGAAATATGGCTGCAAGGTGGAAATGGAATATGATTTTCAATACCCCCCATTAATAAGTAATGAATTACTCACTAATAAATTTATTGAGATTACGAAAAAACTCATAGGTGTAGATAAGGTTTTGCATTTAGAAAAAACCTTTGCTGCAGAGGATTTTGCATTTTTTGCTGAAAAGGTTCCATCAGTACATTTTAGACTCGGTATAGGAGATGGATCTAAAGGAATTCACCCACTTCATTCTCCAGACTTTGATGCCTCCGAGGACTCAATTTTAAATGGGATTTATATAATAACAAATTTTATAATTTCTATGGAATAA